In the Nicotiana tabacum cultivar K326 chromosome 16, ASM71507v2, whole genome shotgun sequence genome, one interval contains:
- the LOC107779228 gene encoding low-specificity L-threonine aldolase 1, which produces MVMRTVDLRSDTVTKPTEAMRNAMANAEVDDDVLGYDPTAQRLEAEIARIMGKEAGLFVPSGTMGNLISVLTHCQIRGSEIILGDYSHIHIYENGGIATLGGVHPRTVKNNEDGTMDLDLIEAAIRDPSFEICYPTTRLICLENSHAHSGGRCLSAEYTDKVGELAKKYGLKLHIDGARIFNASVALGVPVHRLVRAADSVSVCLSKGLGAPVGSVVVGSKSFIAKAKILRKTLGGGMRQVGVLCAAAFIAFQENLVKLEGDHKKAKILAEELNKIKGLKVDIAAVETNIVYCDILKGSKISETEMCKTLEQHGLLILPEGPQRIRFVIHHQISENDVHYAASCVQRALAGVAEENGGK; this is translated from the exons ATGGTGATGAGAACCGTGGATCTTCGCTCGGACACAGTCACTAAACCAACTGAAGCCATGCGGAACGCGATGGCCAATGCTGAAGTGGATGACGATGTATTGGGTTATGATCCAACTGCCCAACGCCTTGAAGCCGAGATCGCAAGGATAATGGGCAAAGAAGCAGGGCTATTTGTTCCTTCAGGCACTATGGGCAACCTTATCAGTGTGCTGACTCATTGCCAAATTAGAGGCAGTGAAATTATTCTTGGTGATTATTCGCATATCCATATTTATGAAAATGGAGGCATTGCCACTCTCGGAGGTGTTCATCCGAGGACAGTGAAGAACAATGAAGATGGAACAATGGATCTTGATCTAATTGAAGCTGCAATTCGAGATCCTAGCTTTGAGATATGTTACCCAACCACTAGGCTGATCTGCTTGGAGAATTCACATGCACA CTCAGGAGGCCGATGCCTTTCTGCAGAGTATACAGACAAAGTCGGAGAGCTAGCAAAGAAGTATGGTCTGAAGCTTCACATTGATGGAGCTCGTATATTCAATGCATCAGTT GCACTCGGAGTGCCTGTTCATAGACTTGTACGGGCTGCTGATTCAGTTTCG GTATGCTTATCAAAAGGTCTTGGTGCTCCAGTCGGGTCTGTGGTTGTTGGTTCAAAGAGCTTCATTGCCAAG GCGAAAATTCTCAGGAAGACTCTAGGCGGTGGAATGAGGCAGGTTGGTGTCCTTTGTGCTGCTGCTTTTATCGCTTTCCAAGAGAATCTTGTTAAGCTGGAAGGAGATCACAAAAAGGCTAAGATTTTGGCTG AGGAACTTAACAAAATCAAAGGGCTGAAAGTTGATATTGCTGCCGTAGAGACTAACATT GTATATTGTGATATACTGAAGGGGTCAAAGATAAGCGAAACAGAGATGTGCAAGACTTTGGAACAACATGGTTTACTTATACTACCAGAAGGGCCACAGAG AATCAGATTTGTTATTCATCACCAGATTTCAGAAAATGATGTGCACTATGCAGCGTCGTGCGTTCAG CGAGCTTTGGCAGGAGTGGCCGAAGAAAATGGTGGCAAGTAA